A DNA window from Hordeum vulgare subsp. vulgare chromosome 1H, MorexV3_pseudomolecules_assembly, whole genome shotgun sequence contains the following coding sequences:
- the LOC123412043 gene encoding eukaryotic peptide chain release factor subunit 1-2-like, whose amino-acid sequence MVEGFETDKNIEIWKVKKLIKGLDAARGNGTSMISLIMPPRDQVSRVAKMLGDEYGTASNIKSRVNRQSVLAAITSAQQRLKLYSRVPPNGLVLYTGTVVTDDGKEKKVTFDFEPFRPINASLYLCDNKFHTEALNELLESDDKFGFIIIDGNGTLYGTLSGNSREVLYKFTVDLPKKHGRGGQSALRFARLRMEKRHNYLRKVAELATHFFINPATHQPNVVGLILAGSADFKTELGKSDMFDQRLQAKVIKSVDVSYGGESGFNQAIEMSVEVLSEVKFVQEKKLLGKYFEEISQDTGKYVLGVQDTMAALELGAVDTLIVWESLDVRRYELKNPATGEAVVKYLNGGQEADQSNFVDEATCGELDVVDRVLLLEWFAENYRQYGCKLEFVTNRSQEGSQFCRGFGGIGGILRYPADVAAYDDDDDDDMLDDDVYEGFE is encoded by the coding sequence ATGGTGGAGGGATTCGAGACTGACAAGAACATCGAGATATGGAAGGTGAAGAAGCTGATCAAGGGGCTGGACGCGGCGAGGGGCAACGGCACGAGCATGATCTCCCTCATCATGCCGCCGCGGGACCAGGTGTCCCGGGTCGCCAAGATGCTCGGCGACGAGTACGGCACAGCCTCCAACATCAAGAGCAGGGTGAACCGCCAGTCCGTGCTGGCCGCCATAACCTCCGCCCAGCAGAGGCTCAAGCTGTACAGCCGGGTGCCCCCCAACGGCCTCGTGCTCTACACCGGCACCGTCGTCACCGACGACGGCAAGGAGAAGAAGGTCACCTTCGACTTCGAGCCCTTCAGGCCCATCAACGCCTCGCTCTACCTCTGCGACAACAAGTTCCACACCGAGGCGCTCAACGAGCTCCTCGAGTCCGACGACAAGTtcggcttcatcatcatcgacgGCAACGGCACGCTCTACGGCACGCTCAGCGGTAACAGCAGGGAGGTCCTGTACAAGTTCACCGTGGATCTGCCCAAGAAGCATGGGCGGGGAGGGCAGTCCGCGCTCCGCTTTGCCCGCCTGCGCATGGAGAAGCGGCACAACTACCTGCGCAAGGTGGCTGAGCTCGCAACGCACTTCTTCATCAACCCTGCCACCCACCAGCCCAACGTCGTCGGGCTCATCCTGGCCGGCTCCGCCGATTTCAAGACCGAGCTGGGGAAATCCGACATGTTCGACCAGCGGCTGCAGGCCAAGGTGATCAAGTCGGTCGACGTGTCGTACGGCGGGGAGAGCGGCTTCAACCAGGCCATTGAGATGTCCGTGGAGGTCCTGTCGGAGGTTAAGTTTGTCCAGGAGAAGAAGCTCCTTGGGAAGTACTTCGAGGAGATAAGCCAGGACACCGGGAAGTACGTCCTCGGCGTGCAGGACACCATGGCGGCCCTCGAGCTGGGCGCGGTCGACACGCTGATCGTGTGGGAGAGCCTCGACGTCAGGCGATACGAGCTCAAGAACCCTGCCACGGGAGAAGCCGTGGTGAAGTACCTCAACGGCGGCCAGGAAGCGGACCAGAGCAACTTCGTCGACGAGGCGACGTGCGGAGAGCTGGATGTTGTTGACAGGGTGCTGCTGCTGGAGTGGTTCGCTGAGAACTACCGGCAGTACGGCTGCAAGCTGGAGTTCGTCACCAACAGGTCCCAGGAAGGATCGCAGTTCTGCCGGGGCTTCGGCGGGATCGGCGGGATCCTCCGCTACCCGGCCGACGTCGCCgcttacgacgacgacgacgacgacgacatgctGGACGACGATGTCTATGAAGGCTTCGAATAG